DNA sequence from the Pseudomonadota bacterium genome:
CTGGAGGCGCCCTATGAGCGGAATGGATCCGTTCGGTGTTGTAGTAGCCGATGTAGCAGTAGATAGCCTCCATCAGCTCGGATAGCGATGAGAACCGCTCAGGGTCTCCGAACTCGACTTTAAATCGTCCGAA
Encoded proteins:
- a CDS encoding IS3 family transposase — encoded protein: FGRFKVEFGDPERFSSLSELMEAIYCYIGYYNTERIHSAHRAPPAIARKRAQAQLTTYQQVMSLPPRAPPSSPCGAEEQPRLLI